One genomic region from Pseudomonas sp. R5-89-07 encodes:
- the pyk gene encoding pyruvate kinase, which yields MSVRRTKIVATLGPASNSPEVLEQLILAGLDVARLNFSHGTPDEHKARAKLVRDLAAKHGRFVALLGDLQGPKIRIAKFANKRIELKIGDKFTFSTSHPLTEGTQDVVGIDYPDLVKDCGVGDELLLDDGRVVMRVDTATPTELHCTVIIGGPLSDHKGINRRGGGLTAPALTEKDKADIKLAAEMEVDYLAVSFPRDAADMEYARKLRDEAGGTAWLVAKIERAEAVADDETLDGLIKASDAVMVARGDLGVEIGDAELIGIQKKIILHARRHNKAVIVATQMMESMIQNPMPTRAEVSDVANAVLDYTDAVMLSAESAAGPYPLEAVQAMARICLGAEKHPTSKTSSHRIGKEFESCDQSIALAAMYTANHFPGVKAIIALTESGYTPLIMSRIRSSVPIYAFTPHREAQARAAMFRGVYTIPFDPASLAPNEVSQKAIDELVKRGVVEKGDWVILTKGDSYHTTGGTNGMKILHVGDPQV from the coding sequence ATGTCCGTCCGTCGTACCAAAATCGTCGCCACCCTTGGCCCGGCCAGCAACTCGCCGGAAGTCCTCGAACAGCTGATTCTGGCTGGTTTGGACGTTGCCCGTCTGAACTTCTCCCACGGCACCCCGGACGAGCACAAGGCTCGCGCCAAGCTGGTGCGTGACCTGGCCGCCAAGCATGGCCGCTTCGTGGCGCTGCTGGGTGACCTGCAAGGCCCGAAGATCCGTATCGCCAAATTCGCCAACAAGCGGATCGAGCTGAAGATCGGTGACAAATTCACCTTCTCCACCAGCCATCCGCTCACCGAAGGCACGCAGGACGTCGTCGGCATCGACTATCCGGACCTGGTCAAGGACTGCGGCGTCGGTGACGAACTGCTGCTGGACGACGGCCGCGTAGTGATGCGCGTCGACACCGCAACCCCGACCGAACTGCATTGCACCGTCATCATCGGCGGCCCGCTGTCCGACCACAAAGGCATCAACCGTCGCGGTGGCGGCCTGACCGCGCCGGCCCTGACTGAAAAAGACAAGGCCGACATCAAGCTCGCCGCCGAAATGGAAGTGGACTACCTCGCCGTGTCCTTCCCGCGCGACGCCGCCGACATGGAATACGCCCGTAAACTGCGCGACGAGGCCGGTGGTACCGCCTGGCTGGTGGCCAAGATCGAACGTGCCGAAGCCGTGGCCGATGACGAAACCCTCGATGGCCTGATCAAGGCGTCCGACGCCGTGATGGTTGCCCGTGGCGACCTGGGCGTGGAAATCGGCGATGCCGAGCTGATCGGTATCCAGAAGAAGATCATCCTGCACGCACGCCGCCACAACAAAGCGGTGATCGTTGCGACCCAGATGATGGAGTCGATGATCCAGAACCCGATGCCGACCCGCGCCGAAGTGTCCGACGTGGCCAACGCCGTGCTCGACTACACCGACGCCGTGATGCTCTCGGCTGAAAGTGCCGCTGGCCCGTACCCGCTGGAAGCCGTGCAGGCCATGGCGCGCATCTGCCTCGGCGCCGAGAAGCACCCGACCAGCAAGACCTCCAGCCACCGTATCGGCAAAGAGTTCGAAAGCTGCGACCAGAGCATTGCCCTGGCCGCCATGTACACCGCCAACCACTTCCCAGGCGTAAAGGCGATCATCGCCTTGACCGAAAGTGGCTACACACCGTTGATCATGTCGCGCATTCGCTCGTCGGTACCGATCTACGCGTTCACCCCTCACCGCGAAGCCCAGGCCCGCGCGGCGATGTTCCGTGGCGTGTACACCATTCCGTTCGATCCGGCTTCGCTGGCACCGAACGAAGTGAGCCAGAAGGCTATCGACGAGTTGGTCAAACGCGGCGTGGTCGAGAAAGGCGACTGGGTCATCCTGACCAAGGGCGACAGCTACCACACCACCGGCGGCACCAATGGCATGAAGATCCTGCACGTGGGCGACCCGCAGGTCTGA
- a CDS encoding MoxR family ATPase, with product MSDSPMATALNTEHSLQSASQQAQALRVELRKAVIGQDAVIDDVLTALIAGGHVLLEGVPGLGKTLLVRALARCFGGDYARIQFTPDLMPSDVTGHAVYDLQTEQFKLRKGPVFTHLLLADEINRAPAKTQAALLEAMQERQVTLEGEALPIGAPFMVLATQNPIEQEGTYPLPEAELDRFMLKVRMDYPDARQELDMVREVSRSSRADMLDVQPLRTVLQAEDVVQMQQIASGMPLDEQVLDYAVRLARATRSWPGLSIGAGPRASIALVRGARARALLRGGEFVTPDDVKGCALAVLRHRVRLSPELDIDGLEVDQVIMQLLDQTPAPRQ from the coding sequence ATGAGCGACTCTCCAATGGCCACTGCCCTGAACACCGAACACAGTCTTCAATCCGCCAGCCAACAGGCCCAGGCCCTGCGCGTTGAATTGCGCAAGGCAGTCATTGGCCAGGACGCGGTGATCGACGACGTACTCACCGCATTGATCGCAGGCGGCCATGTACTGCTTGAGGGCGTACCCGGTTTGGGCAAAACGCTGCTGGTGCGTGCATTGGCCCGTTGCTTTGGCGGTGATTACGCGCGCATCCAGTTCACCCCGGACCTGATGCCCAGCGATGTCACCGGCCACGCGGTGTACGACCTGCAGACCGAACAGTTCAAGCTGCGCAAGGGGCCGGTATTCACTCACCTGCTGCTCGCCGACGAAATCAATCGTGCCCCGGCCAAGACACAAGCGGCACTGCTTGAAGCCATGCAGGAGCGTCAGGTCACCCTGGAGGGTGAGGCATTGCCCATCGGCGCGCCGTTCATGGTGCTGGCCACCCAGAATCCCATCGAGCAGGAAGGCACCTACCCCTTGCCCGAAGCCGAGCTGGACCGATTCATGCTCAAGGTCCGCATGGATTATCCCGACGCACGACAAGAGTTGGACATGGTGCGCGAAGTCAGCCGCTCGTCACGGGCCGACATGCTCGATGTGCAACCGTTGCGAACCGTGTTGCAAGCCGAAGACGTGGTGCAGATGCAGCAGATCGCCAGCGGCATGCCTCTGGATGAGCAGGTCCTCGACTATGCCGTGCGCCTGGCGCGAGCAACGCGTAGTTGGCCAGGCTTGAGCATCGGCGCCGGTCCCCGGGCTTCTATCGCCCTGGTTCGCGGTGCCCGTGCCCGGGCGCTGTTGCGCGGGGGTGAATTCGTGACCCCGGATGACGTCAAGGGCTGCGCCCTGGCGGTGCTGCGTCATCGCGTACGTCTTTCGCCGGAGCTGGACATCGACGGCCTGGAGGTGGATCAGGTGATCATGCAGTTGCTCGACCAGACCCCGGCGCCCAGGCAGTAA
- a CDS encoding PilZ domain-containing protein yields the protein MFIERRIERHQLPYFLQVFNRLTDKPIGFLGDVSEDGLMLISQLPMMIGADFELCLKIPGPDGEIRAVDLAATCLWSREDVNPQHYDSGFRVCQACDEYAQLINALLHYFSFDPLQAPV from the coding sequence ATGTTTATCGAACGACGGATCGAACGGCATCAGCTGCCTTATTTCTTGCAGGTGTTCAACCGGCTTACGGACAAGCCAATCGGCTTTTTGGGCGACGTTTCTGAAGACGGGCTGATGCTGATCAGCCAGCTTCCGATGATGATCGGTGCCGATTTCGAGCTGTGCTTGAAAATTCCAGGACCGGACGGCGAGATTCGGGCCGTTGACCTCGCCGCGACTTGCTTGTGGAGCCGTGAAGACGTCAACCCGCAGCATTACGACTCGGGGTTCCGTGTGTGTCAGGCGTGCGATGAATACGCGCAATTGATCAACGCCTTGCTGCATTACTTCAGTTTCGATCCTCTACAGGCACCTGTCTGA
- the mvaT gene encoding histone-like nucleoid-structuring protein MvaT encodes MSLINEYRATEEAIKELQARLKNLSQDDKLKTELEFEGKLRTLMGEYSKSLRDIIALLDPESKVKAPRGAVKTTGTKRARKVKQYKNPHNGEVIETKGGNHKTLKEWKAKWGGDVVEGWATLLG; translated from the coding sequence ATGTCTCTGATCAACGAATACCGCGCCACCGAAGAAGCTATCAAAGAGCTGCAAGCCCGCTTGAAGAACCTGTCGCAAGACGACAAGCTGAAAACCGAGCTGGAATTCGAAGGCAAACTGCGCACCCTGATGGGTGAATACTCCAAATCCCTGCGTGACATCATCGCGCTGCTGGATCCGGAATCGAAAGTTAAAGCACCGCGCGGCGCTGTGAAAACCACCGGCACCAAACGTGCTCGCAAGGTCAAGCAATACAAAAACCCGCACAACGGTGAAGTGATTGAAACCAAAGGTGGCAACCACAAGACTCTGAAAGAGTGGAAAGCCAAGTGGGGCGGCGACGTGGTTGAAGGTTGGGCAACCCTGCTGGGCTAA
- a CDS encoding DUF58 domain-containing protein yields the protein MKPTRLLLTWLGVLLALDILLGTSAALQFTVPKALHAIAWGLLLALLLLAMLDAIRLRRRPSPHVQRTLPGSLALGRWGEVRLSLEHDYPQPVTVQVFDHVPDGLVVDNLPQHITLRPGERAELGYGVRPVRRGHFSFSRCEVQVPSPLGLWSARRWIEARDATRVYPDFARLSGAQLQGVDNWLNQLGIRQHQRRGPGLEFHQLREFRDGDSLRQIDWKATARQRTPIAREYEDERDQQIVFLLDCGRRMRSQDDELSHFDHALNACLLMSYVALRQGDAVGLCTFASDQPRYLAPAKGSSQLNVLLNAVYDLESTRKTADYEAAASQLLARQKRRAMVIVLTNLRDEDDEALMTAIKRIGRHHRVLVASLREEVLDQLRQAPVQTLPEALAYSGAIDYLNRRNQLHDHLGAHGLSVVDSLPSTLGAALVTRYLRWKKAGVF from the coding sequence ATGAAACCGACCCGTCTGCTCTTGACCTGGCTGGGTGTGCTGCTGGCCCTCGATATCCTGCTGGGTACGTCGGCGGCGTTGCAGTTCACGGTGCCCAAGGCCTTGCACGCAATCGCCTGGGGCCTGTTGCTGGCTCTGTTGTTGCTGGCGATGCTGGATGCCATACGGTTGCGCCGCCGACCGTCGCCGCATGTGCAAAGGACACTGCCTGGCAGCCTGGCGTTGGGGCGCTGGGGCGAAGTGCGCCTGTCACTGGAACATGACTATCCACAGCCGGTGACCGTGCAGGTGTTCGATCACGTGCCTGACGGACTGGTTGTGGATAACCTGCCCCAACACATCACGCTGCGCCCTGGCGAGCGTGCTGAGTTGGGCTATGGCGTCCGCCCCGTGCGCCGTGGGCATTTCAGCTTCAGCCGCTGCGAGGTCCAGGTGCCCAGTCCGTTGGGGTTATGGTCGGCACGACGCTGGATCGAAGCCCGCGACGCCACACGCGTGTACCCGGATTTCGCCCGTTTGTCCGGCGCACAGTTGCAGGGAGTGGATAACTGGCTGAACCAGCTGGGGATACGTCAGCACCAACGGCGCGGACCGGGCCTGGAGTTTCATCAATTACGCGAGTTTCGCGACGGTGACAGCCTGCGCCAGATCGACTGGAAAGCCACCGCACGCCAACGCACGCCGATTGCCCGGGAATACGAGGATGAGCGCGACCAGCAGATTGTGTTCCTGCTCGATTGCGGCCGGCGCATGCGCAGCCAGGATGACGAGCTGTCCCACTTCGACCACGCTCTCAACGCTTGCCTGTTAATGAGTTATGTCGCCTTGCGCCAAGGCGATGCAGTAGGGCTGTGTACCTTTGCCAGCGACCAACCGCGTTACCTGGCACCGGCCAAGGGCAGCAGCCAGTTGAACGTTTTGCTGAACGCGGTTTATGACCTGGAGAGCACACGCAAGACAGCTGACTATGAGGCCGCCGCCAGCCAATTGCTGGCTCGGCAGAAACGCCGCGCTATGGTGATCGTGCTCACCAACCTGCGCGATGAAGATGATGAAGCCCTGATGACTGCCATCAAGCGAATCGGTCGACACCATCGGGTACTGGTCGCGAGTTTGCGAGAGGAAGTACTCGACCAGTTACGCCAGGCCCCGGTACAAACCCTACCCGAAGCACTGGCTTACAGCGGCGCAATTGACTACCTCAACAGGCGAAACCAGCTGCATGATCACCTGGGCGCGCATGGGCTGTCGGTAGTCGATAGCTTGCCGTCGACGCTGGGCGCCGCGCTGGTCACGCGTTATCTGCGCTGGAAAAAAGCCGGAGTGTTCTGA
- a CDS encoding DUF4129 domain-containing protein: protein MRLSDSSVVIRPRTSWEAMDLGVLMAREHRALLMSSWALVSLPVFILLTALLWQYPSYAIFLFWWLKPAFERLPLYILSKALFGETPSLKQAVRQWPRLLKGQLLASLTWRRLSLSRSFVLPVSQLEGLEGQARQQRLGVLQQRNAGAARWLTIIGVHLEIGLWFGCMALFYLFIPEQVELDWDWQRLALATGPQGLWLEHLSNAFYALILVFWEPIYVACGFSLYLNRRTVLEAWDLELVFRRLRQRLSSVAPLLLLAIALTLTQLSPPAMAGETPGQKPLSTQASSQSIKALLEKPPFKNPETVTRYRFGEESSAPARKAHGDGKLPGWLQHLLDNLNSNTFKHLAMGLEILLWALVIGGLALLVWRYREWLRTFVSRRRQSHPKATQPAPAQLFGLELGVETLPDDIASAAEQLWPSQPREALGLLYRGLLSRLLHEFSLPLKSADTEGQVLERIRHLQQPQLLAFSHELTRHWQNLAYGHRLPPDAAQQQLCNDWRALFSDGASQ, encoded by the coding sequence ATGCGCCTAAGTGATTCCAGCGTGGTAATCCGCCCCCGCACCTCCTGGGAAGCCATGGACCTCGGCGTACTGATGGCCCGGGAACATCGGGCATTGCTGATGAGCAGTTGGGCCCTGGTAAGCCTGCCTGTGTTCATTCTGCTCACCGCGCTGCTGTGGCAGTACCCGTCCTACGCGATATTCCTGTTCTGGTGGCTGAAGCCCGCCTTCGAGCGCTTGCCGTTGTACATCCTTTCCAAGGCCCTGTTTGGTGAAACGCCAAGCCTGAAACAGGCCGTTCGCCAGTGGCCACGCCTGCTCAAGGGACAACTGCTCGCCAGCCTGACCTGGCGTCGGCTGAGCCTGAGCCGCAGCTTCGTACTTCCCGTGAGCCAGCTCGAAGGCCTGGAGGGTCAAGCGCGCCAGCAGCGGCTGGGCGTACTGCAACAGCGCAATGCGGGCGCTGCGCGCTGGCTGACGATCATCGGGGTGCACCTGGAAATCGGCCTGTGGTTCGGCTGCATGGCGCTGTTCTATCTATTCATCCCGGAACAGGTCGAACTGGATTGGGACTGGCAGCGCCTGGCACTGGCGACAGGCCCGCAGGGGCTATGGCTGGAACACCTGAGCAATGCCTTCTATGCGCTGATCCTGGTGTTCTGGGAACCCATCTACGTCGCCTGCGGTTTCAGCCTGTACCTGAACCGTCGCACCGTCCTTGAGGCTTGGGACCTGGAACTGGTGTTTCGAAGGTTGCGCCAACGCCTGAGCAGTGTCGCGCCGCTGTTGCTGCTGGCCATCGCGCTGACCCTGACGCAATTGAGCCCACCGGCGATGGCCGGCGAAACGCCTGGCCAAAAGCCCCTCAGCACCCAGGCCTCCAGTCAATCGATCAAGGCACTGCTGGAAAAACCGCCGTTCAAGAATCCGGAAACCGTCACCCGTTATCGTTTTGGCGAGGAAAGCTCCGCCCCCGCCCGTAAAGCCCACGGTGATGGCAAGCTGCCTGGCTGGCTCCAGCACTTGCTCGACAACCTCAACAGCAACACCTTCAAACACCTGGCCATGGGCCTGGAGATACTGCTATGGGCCCTGGTGATTGGCGGGCTGGCCTTGCTGGTCTGGCGCTACCGTGAATGGCTGCGCACGTTTGTCAGCCGCAGGCGGCAATCTCACCCCAAGGCCACACAACCTGCGCCTGCCCAGTTGTTCGGGCTGGAACTGGGGGTCGAGACGTTGCCCGACGACATCGCCAGCGCCGCCGAACAGCTATGGCCCAGCCAACCGAGGGAAGCCCTTGGCCTGCTCTATCGCGGCTTGCTCAGCCGACTGCTGCATGAGTTCAGCCTGCCACTCAAAAGTGCCGACACCGAGGGCCAGGTGCTGGAGCGCATTCGTCATTTGCAGCAACCGCAGTTGCTGGCATTCAGTCACGAATTGACCCGTCACTGGCAAAACCTTGCTTATGGCCACCGCCTGCCCCCCGACGCCGCCCAGCAACAGCTGTGCAACGATTGGCGCGCACTCTTCAGTGACGGAGCCAGCCAATGA
- a CDS encoding stage II sporulation protein M yields MKQSLFESRHQQQWHTFAEQLQQLERGKACEVADFPYHYRRLCQHLALAQERGYSSYLVDRLQQLALRGHQQLYRHRSQTTADVLAFILAGFPRLVREQWRFVLVASLLFFGSLLGIALLVYLFPDLIYSIVSPQQVAEMQSMYDPAASRLGRAAERASSEDWMMFGYYVMHNIGIAFQTFAAGLLFGLGSVFFLVFNGLTIGAVCGYLSEIGYGQTFWSFVIGHGAFELSAIALAGAAGLQLGWSLIAPGPLARSESLRLAARKSVQMLCGVMIFLLIAAFIEAYWSSSTTLAPWIKYLVGGALWLLVAAYLTFAGRTRHAPK; encoded by the coding sequence ATGAAGCAGAGCCTTTTTGAAAGTCGTCACCAACAGCAATGGCACACCTTTGCCGAACAACTGCAACAGTTGGAGCGAGGCAAAGCCTGCGAGGTAGCCGACTTCCCTTATCACTATCGACGCCTGTGCCAACACCTGGCCCTGGCCCAGGAGCGCGGCTACAGCAGTTACCTGGTGGACCGCCTGCAACAGCTGGCGCTGCGCGGCCACCAGCAACTGTATCGTCATCGCAGTCAAACGACGGCGGACGTACTGGCCTTCATCCTGGCCGGCTTCCCGCGCCTGGTGCGCGAACAGTGGCGATTCGTACTGGTCGCCAGCCTGCTGTTCTTCGGCAGCCTGCTCGGTATCGCTTTGCTGGTCTACCTGTTCCCCGACCTGATCTACAGCATCGTCAGCCCGCAACAGGTGGCCGAGATGCAGAGCATGTACGACCCCGCCGCCAGCCGCCTGGGGCGTGCGGCCGAACGTGCCTCCAGCGAAGACTGGATGATGTTTGGCTATTACGTGATGCACAACATCGGCATCGCGTTCCAGACCTTTGCCGCCGGCTTGCTGTTCGGCCTGGGCAGCGTGTTCTTCCTGGTATTCAACGGATTGACGATCGGGGCGGTCTGCGGGTACCTCAGTGAGATCGGCTACGGCCAGACGTTCTGGTCATTTGTGATCGGTCATGGTGCCTTCGAACTCAGCGCCATCGCTCTGGCCGGTGCAGCAGGCTTGCAACTGGGCTGGTCGCTGATCGCTCCAGGGCCTCTGGCACGCAGTGAATCCCTGCGCCTCGCGGCCCGCAAAAGCGTGCAGATGCTCTGCGGGGTTATGATATTCCTGCTGATTGCAGCATTCATTGAGGCCTACTGGTCATCCAGCACGACACTTGCACCCTGGATCAAATACCTTGTGGGCGGCGCACTGTGGCTGCTGGTGGCTGCCTACCTGACCTTCGCCGGCCGGACTCGCCATGCGCCTAAGTGA
- a CDS encoding DUF4350 domain-containing protein yields MNRPLVWIALLLACLLGAGGLYAWHKAIPYVEVVDRGPSPEALANPYLAAEHFLREQGVAVAHANGLERLADLPAKDHSLLLLGERSNMTPRQVEQLLAWAKAGGHLLLVAEALWDEETGKSGDLLLDRLELRQALSDDFDEPAPPRKKVAPDLTKLYVDNETAPAYFSFDTDFNLTDPRHLAQFSANSAKSSHLMQRDVGTGRVTVITDSDLWKTPGIGKHDNAWLLWYLTQGTDVTLLFNSDVDDLLTLLIRYFPQALIALAALVALTLWQAGMRQGPIQQSAPKARRQLQEHLRASADFLLRRNGQCTLLQALQQDLLRTARRRHPGFEHLDTAEQWQVLGRLTRQPSHIISQALGAPSLKRLSSADFSRQVACLQTLRNAL; encoded by the coding sequence ATGAACCGCCCCTTGGTCTGGATAGCGCTGCTGCTGGCGTGCCTGTTGGGAGCGGGTGGCCTGTATGCCTGGCACAAGGCAATTCCCTACGTGGAAGTCGTGGATCGTGGCCCGTCGCCAGAGGCACTGGCGAATCCCTACCTCGCGGCTGAGCATTTCCTGCGCGAGCAGGGCGTCGCGGTAGCGCATGCCAACGGGCTTGAGCGCCTGGCCGACCTGCCCGCCAAAGACCATAGCCTGCTGTTGCTGGGGGAGCGCAGCAACATGACCCCACGCCAGGTGGAACAGCTGCTGGCATGGGCAAAAGCCGGCGGCCATCTGCTACTGGTGGCCGAGGCGTTATGGGATGAAGAGACCGGCAAAAGCGGCGACCTGCTGCTCGATCGCCTCGAACTTCGCCAGGCCTTGAGCGATGACTTCGACGAGCCGGCGCCACCGCGCAAAAAGGTCGCACCCGACCTCACCAAACTGTATGTCGACAATGAAACCGCGCCGGCATATTTCAGTTTTGACACCGATTTCAATCTTACCGACCCCAGGCACCTGGCGCAGTTTTCAGCCAACAGCGCCAAGTCCAGCCATCTGATGCAACGTGACGTGGGAACAGGCCGCGTCACGGTGATCACCGACAGCGACCTGTGGAAAACCCCGGGCATCGGCAAGCACGACAACGCTTGGCTGTTGTGGTACCTGACCCAGGGCACCGACGTCACCTTGCTGTTCAACAGCGATGTGGACGACCTGCTGACCCTGCTGATCCGTTATTTCCCCCAGGCCCTCATCGCGCTGGCCGCACTGGTTGCCCTGACGCTATGGCAAGCCGGCATGCGCCAGGGCCCGATCCAGCAATCCGCGCCCAAAGCGCGTCGTCAGTTACAGGAGCATTTGCGCGCCAGCGCCGACTTCCTGCTGCGCCGCAACGGCCAGTGCACATTGCTGCAAGCCTTGCAGCAAGACCTGCTGCGCACCGCCCGGCGGCGCCACCCCGGCTTCGAACACCTCGACACGGCCGAGCAATGGCAGGTGCTGGGACGCCTGACGCGACAACCCTCTCATATCATCAGCCAGGCACTCGGCGCACCGTCGCTGAAACGGCTCTCCAGCGCCGACTTCAGCCGCCAGGTGGCGTGCCTGCAAACCCTCAGGAATGCCCTATGA
- a CDS encoding RDD family protein codes for MPTAPLDTCYQIETPEGIDLPLRPAGLPSRALAYAFDLLVRGVVMGILLVPLALLGNLGLGLGSLLLFLVSWWYMVLFEVLNQGCSPGKQVMGLRVVQDDGTPIGWSASLIRNLLRFVDMLPFGYFFGAISCLQHPHFKRLGDLAAGTLVVYREQPLARPRIPQAAALRLPFTLELGEQRAILGFAERQAELSAERVHELAAILAAPLQVSPARAVEQLNGVAHGVLGPT; via the coding sequence ATGCCAACAGCACCTCTGGATACCTGCTACCAGATCGAGACCCCGGAGGGTATCGACCTGCCCTTGCGCCCAGCCGGCCTGCCCTCAAGGGCGTTGGCCTATGCCTTCGACCTGCTCGTGCGTGGGGTGGTCATGGGCATCCTGCTGGTGCCCCTGGCGCTGCTGGGCAACCTCGGGCTTGGCTTGGGCTCGCTGCTGCTGTTCCTCGTCAGCTGGTGGTACATGGTGCTGTTCGAAGTGCTCAACCAGGGCTGTTCCCCCGGCAAGCAGGTCATGGGCCTGCGGGTGGTGCAGGACGACGGCACGCCCATCGGTTGGTCGGCGTCGCTGATCCGCAACCTGCTGCGCTTTGTCGACATGCTGCCCTTCGGCTACTTCTTCGGCGCCATCAGTTGCCTGCAACATCCGCACTTCAAGCGCCTCGGCGACCTGGCCGCGGGTACGCTGGTGGTCTACCGCGAGCAGCCATTGGCACGCCCGCGCATCCCGCAGGCAGCCGCCCTGCGCCTGCCCTTCACACTGGAACTGGGCGAGCAGCGGGCCATACTCGGTTTCGCCGAACGCCAGGCTGAACTGTCTGCCGAGCGCGTCCATGAACTGGCGGCAATCCTCGCCGCGCCGTTGCAGGTGTCTCCGGCTCGCGCCGTGGAGCAACTCAACGGTGTGGCCCATGGCGTGTTGGGGCCGACATGA
- a CDS encoding tol-pal system YbgF family protein: MRILLVAALAVSVVGCTRWSMDHHLNNAYRAYGVGDCARVTLELSQVDRESRTRRYVQPEVSMLRGQCLERQKLFVDAAQTYQFIISQYPASEYAYRARARLDTLRQLGHYSGVSVAQPPPTSL, encoded by the coding sequence ATGCGAATTTTGCTCGTTGCTGCCCTGGCCGTCAGTGTTGTCGGCTGCACCCGCTGGTCGATGGACCATCATTTGAACAACGCCTACCGCGCCTATGGGGTGGGTGACTGCGCGCGGGTCACCCTGGAGTTGTCCCAGGTCGACCGTGAGAGCCGCACCCGTCGTTATGTGCAACCCGAGGTCTCGATGTTGCGCGGGCAATGCCTGGAGCGGCAGAAACTGTTCGTCGATGCCGCACAAACCTATCAATTCATCATCAGCCAATACCCGGCGAGCGAGTACGCTTACCGTGCCCGAGCGCGGCTCGATACCCTGCGCCAGCTAGGCCATTACTCTGGCGTGAGTGTGGCGCAACCTCCGCCGACGTCTTTGTGA
- the sbcB gene encoding exodeoxyribonuclease I — protein sequence MTSIFWYDYETTGINPRSDRPLQVAGIRTDLELNEVGPPINLYCQPGDDILPHPAACAITGITPSVLAQKGLAEADFMTRVHAELSAPGTCGAGYNTLRFDDEMTRYSLYRNFFDPYAREWQGGNSRWDLIDVMRTAYALRPEGIVWPEQDGRVTLKLERLTEANGIDHGQAHDALSDVRATIALARLVREKQPKLYEWLFQLRSKQRVMDQVRLLQPMVHISGRFSAERHYLGVVLPLAWHPRNRNALIVCDLGLDPQALLELDADTLRERLYTRRDQLAEGELAVPLKLLHINRCPVVAPLKVLRAEDRERLQLDMSVYQARALRLTDAQEVWRDKLASIYAEEEFAANEDPEQQLYDGFIGDRDRRLCEQVRMAEPIQLGRQQWPFDDHRLPELLFRYRARNFPETLNNEEQERWRLFCQQRLSDPVWGAPNTLMAFKLARKELENNATAFQHQVLGEWQDYADSLAARLNL from the coding sequence GTGACCTCCATTTTCTGGTACGACTATGAAACCACCGGGATCAACCCGCGCAGCGATCGCCCGCTGCAGGTAGCCGGCATTCGTACCGACCTCGAACTCAACGAAGTCGGCCCGCCGATCAATCTTTACTGCCAGCCCGGCGACGATATCTTGCCCCATCCGGCGGCGTGTGCGATCACCGGTATCACGCCGAGTGTCCTGGCGCAGAAGGGCCTTGCCGAAGCGGATTTCATGACCCGGGTGCATGCCGAACTGTCTGCCCCCGGTACGTGCGGCGCGGGATACAACACCCTGCGATTCGATGACGAGATGACGCGCTACAGCCTGTACCGCAACTTTTTCGACCCCTATGCGCGTGAGTGGCAGGGCGGTAACAGCCGCTGGGATTTGATCGATGTGATGCGCACCGCATATGCCCTGCGACCGGAAGGCATTGTGTGGCCCGAGCAAGACGGGCGCGTGACGCTCAAGCTTGAGCGCTTGACCGAGGCCAACGGCATCGACCACGGCCAGGCTCATGATGCGTTGTCCGACGTGCGCGCAACCATTGCCCTGGCGCGGCTGGTGCGCGAAAAACAACCCAAACTGTATGAGTGGCTGTTCCAGTTGCGCAGCAAGCAACGGGTGATGGACCAGGTGCGGTTGTTGCAGCCGATGGTGCACATTTCCGGACGCTTCAGCGCCGAGCGTCATTATCTGGGTGTCGTACTGCCTTTGGCCTGGCACCCGCGCAATCGCAATGCATTGATTGTCTGCGACCTGGGGCTCGACCCGCAGGCCTTGCTCGAGTTGGATGCCGACACGTTGCGCGAACGCCTTTATACGCGCCGTGATCAACTGGCGGAGGGTGAGCTGGCGGTGCCTTTGAAGCTGTTGCACATCAACCGCTGCCCGGTGGTGGCGCCGTTGAAGGTGCTGCGGGCGGAAGATCGCGAGCGGCTGCAACTGGATATGAGCGTTTATCAGGCGCGGGCGCTGCGACTAACTGACGCACAGGAAGTTTGGCGTGACAAGTTGGCAAGCATTTACGCCGAGGAGGAGTTTGCGGCGAATGAGGATCCGGAGCAGCAGCTCTACGATGGTTTTATCGGCGACCGTGACCGGCGTTTATGTGAACAAGTTCGCATGGCAGAGCCGATACAACTAGGGCGTCAGCAATGGCCGTTCGATGATCATCGGTTGCCGGAATTATTATTTCGCTACCGCGCGCGTAACTTTCCTGAAACCTTGAACAATGAGGAACAAGAGCGCTGGAGACTTTTCTGTCAGCAACGTTTGTCAGACCCGGTGTGGGGCGCGCCCAATACCTTGATGGCATTTAAGCTGGCACGTAAGGAATTGGAAAACAATGCAACAGCGTTTCAGCACCAGGTACTGGGTGAATGGCAAGACTATGCCGACTCTTTAGCGGCTCGCCTGAATCTGTAG